One window from the genome of Bubalus kerabau isolate K-KA32 ecotype Philippines breed swamp buffalo chromosome 17, PCC_UOA_SB_1v2, whole genome shotgun sequence encodes:
- the LOC129631324 gene encoding cationic amino acid transporter 3-like, with amino-acid sequence MLRHYVRQFGQKLVRRRPLEPIEKSESRLSRCLNTLDLVALGVGSTLGAGVYILAGDVAKDKAGPAIIICFLVASLSSMLSGICYAEFGARVPGSGSAYLYSYVTVGQLCAFITGWNLILSYVIGTASVSRAWSSTFDSLIGDHISQALQGTFSLHVPHFLAKYPDFFALGLVLLLTGLLVVGAGESALVNKVFTGLNLLVLSFIIISGIIKGDPHNWKLTEEDYKPNISGSNDSSSSGPLGAGGFVPFGFDGIVQGAATCFYAFVGFDVIATTGEEARNPHRSIPLGIVISLFICFLAYFGVSASLTLMVPYYQIHPGSPLPQAFLHIGWDPAKYVVAVGTLCALTSSLLGAMFPMPRVIYSMADDGLLFRGLARIHARTRTPIMATLASGILAGVMALLFELRDLVDLMSIGTLLAYCLVAFSVLVLRYQPDENLSKKKTEEETEMESVVEASPLNTAPEVGTSKILKSLCHPASTIPTQTSGQIVYGCALLLVLLLTILSLVLAQWPSQVFSGDPGLTTVAVLLLLLIIGVTVIIWRQPQNLSPLHFKVPALPVLPLVSIFVNIYLMIQMTSRTWAQFGVWNVIGFIIYFGYGIRHSLENSEQHPAASTFQTLDKNIPDAESS; translated from the exons ATGCTGCGTCACTATGTTCGCCAGTTTGGTCAGAAGCTGGTCCGCCGGAGGCCACTGGAGCCCATAGAGAAGTCTGAGAGTCGCCTGTCTCGTTGTCTGAACACCCTCGACCTGGTGGCTTTGGGTGTGGGCAGCACCCTGGGGGCTGGCGTGTACATCCTGGCTGGAGACGTGGCCAAGGATAAAGCTGGACCAGCGATCATCATCTGCTTCCTGGTGGCCTCACTGTCTTCTATGTTGTCTGGGATCTGCTATGCTGAGTTTGGGGCCCGGGTACCAGGCTCCGGTTCTGCATATCTCTACAGCTACGTCACTGTGGGACAGCTATGCGCCTTCATCACTGGCTGGAATCTTATATTGTCCTATGTCATCG GTACCGCCAGTGTGTCCAGGGCCTGGAGCTCCACCTTTGACAGCTTGATAGGGGACCACATCTCTCAGGCATTACAGGGAACTTTTTCTCTGCATGTGCCCCACTTCTTGGCCAAGTACCCAGACTTTTTTGCACTGGGCCTGGTGCTGCTGCTCACGG GACTACTGGTTGTGGGAGCTGGTGAGTCAGCCCTGGTTAACAAAGTGTTCACAGGCTTGAACCTTTTGGTTCTCAGCTTCATCATCATCTCTGGCATCATTAAGGGAGACCCACACAACTGGAAACTCACAGAAGAGGACTACAAACCGAACATTTCTGGATCCAATGATTCTTCTAG CTCAGGCCCTCTGGGTGCCGGAGGGTTTGTGCCTTTTGGCTTTGACGGGATTGTCCAGGGAGCAGCTACGTGTTTCTATGCATTTGTCGGTTTTGATGTCATTGCTACAACAG GGGAAGAAGCCCGAAATCCCCACAGGTCTATCCCCTTGGGCATCGTGATCTCACTCTTCATCTGCTTTTTGGCGTATTTTGGTGTCTCAGCCTCACTCACCCTCATGGTGCCCTACTACCAGATTCATCCTGGAAGCCCCTTGCCTCAGGCTTTCCTCCACATTGGCTGGGACCCTGCCAAATACGTGGTGGCTGTTGGCACCCTCTGTGCTCTTACATCCAG CCTCCTGGGTGCCATGTTCCCCATGCCCCGTGTGATCTACTCAATGGCAGATGATGGGCTCCTCTTTCGGGGACTTGCCCGCATCCACGCCCGCACCCGTACCCCCATCATGGCCACCTTGGCTTCTGGAATTCTTGCAG GGGTCATGGCATTACTCTTCGAGCTCCGTGACCTGGTGGACCTCATGTCCATCGGGACCCTGCTGGCTTACTGCTTGGTGGCATTTTCTGTCCTTGTCCTTAG ATATCAACCAGATGAGAATTTAagcaagaagaaaacagaggaagaaactgagatgGAGTCTGTAGTTGAAGCAAGTCCTTTGAACACTGCACCTGAAGTGGGAACCTccaagattctcaagagtctctgTCACCCTGCCAGCACCATCCCCACCCAGACATCTGGCCAGATTGTCTATGGATGTGCCTTACTGCTTG TTCTCCTGCTGACCATCCTGAGCCTGGTCCTGGCCCAGTGGCCCAGCCAGGTGTTCTCTGGAGACCCCGGGCTCACAACagtggctgtgctgctgctgctgctcatcaTTGGGGTCACGGTCATCATCTGGAGGCAGCCCCAGAACCTCAGTCCTCTTCACTTCAAG GTCCCTGCTCTGCCTGTCCTCCCACTGGTGAGCATCTTTGTGAACATTTACCTGATGATACAGATGACCTCTCGGACTTGGGCCCAATTTGGAGTCTGGAATGTGATTG GATTTATCATATACTTTGGATACGGGATCCGACACAGCTTGGAGAACAGTGAGCAACATCCAGCAGCCTCCACTTTCCAGACTCTTGACAAGAACATCCCAGATGCTGAGTCATCTTAA